Proteins encoded in a region of the Flammeovirga yaeyamensis genome:
- the hppD gene encoding 4-hydroxyphenylpyruvate dioxygenase produces the protein MLTSEKNVKSGVDFLPINGTDHIEFYVGNAKQAAYFYQIAFGFKLVAYAGPETGVKEKASYVLQQGKLRFVFTTSLNSNSEIAKHVHKHGDGVKVLALWVDDAHKSYEETVKRGAESVQAPHSITDADGEVVMSSIKTYGDTIHTFVERKNYNGAFLPHFVGKEPLMKVKDVGLKYVDHCVGNVELGEMDQWVKFYEDVMGFKLLLTFDDNDISTEYTALMSKVVSNGNGYVKFPINEPADGKRKSQIEEYLEFYNGSGVQHIAVATDDICYTVSELRKRGIEFLYVPDNYYDDLKERVGNIDEEIDQLKELNILVDRDEEGYLLQIFTKPVEDRPTLFFEIIQRKGAKSFGKGNFKALFEAIEREQALRGNL, from the coding sequence ATGCTAACATCGGAAAAAAACGTAAAATCCGGAGTGGATTTTCTGCCTATCAATGGTACAGATCACATTGAGTTTTATGTAGGAAACGCCAAGCAAGCCGCGTATTTTTATCAAATTGCTTTTGGCTTTAAACTAGTTGCCTACGCTGGTCCGGAAACAGGAGTAAAAGAAAAAGCAAGTTATGTCCTTCAACAAGGAAAACTTCGTTTTGTATTCACCACATCACTTAATTCCAACTCTGAAATCGCCAAACATGTACACAAGCATGGCGATGGCGTAAAAGTATTGGCTTTATGGGTAGACGATGCCCATAAATCATACGAAGAAACTGTAAAAAGAGGAGCTGAATCTGTTCAAGCCCCTCACTCAATCACCGATGCAGACGGTGAAGTTGTAATGTCTAGTATCAAAACGTATGGTGATACTATTCACACCTTTGTAGAGAGAAAAAACTACAACGGAGCCTTCCTACCACACTTTGTTGGAAAAGAACCTCTTATGAAAGTGAAAGATGTAGGATTAAAATATGTTGACCACTGTGTTGGTAACGTAGAATTAGGCGAAATGGATCAGTGGGTGAAATTCTACGAAGATGTGATGGGCTTCAAGTTGCTACTTACTTTCGACGATAACGATATCTCCACAGAATACACTGCCCTAATGTCTAAAGTAGTTTCCAACGGAAATGGATATGTAAAATTCCCTATCAACGAACCTGCTGATGGAAAGAGAAAATCTCAAATTGAGGAATACTTAGAATTCTACAATGGTTCTGGCGTACAACATATTGCCGTGGCTACAGACGACATTTGCTATACGGTAAGTGAATTAAGAAAAAGAGGTATCGAGTTCCTTTATGTTCCAGACAATTATTATGATGATCTTAAAGAACGTGTTGGAAACATTGACGAGGAAATTGATCAACTTAAAGAATTAAATATCCTAGTAGATCGTGACGAAGAAGGATATTTATTACAAATCTTCACAAAACCTGTCGAAGACCGTCCTACATTATTCTTTGAGATTATTCAAAGAAAAGGGGCAAAATCATTTGGCAAAGGGAACTTTAAAGCCTTGTTTGAAGCGATTGAAAGAGAGCAGGCATTAAGAGGTAACTTGTAA
- a CDS encoding NAD(P)H-dependent glycerol-3-phosphate dehydrogenase: MGQNKKHSQFLEDQNVIPDISKIAVIGGGSWATALVKILSDGGKTKLHWWIRNQDDIDHIRQYNSNPRYLPSAKISPESVVPFSNIKDAIREANAILLAVPAAFILDAIKDLTPKDFENKFVISAIKGLIPEKHILVTEHIEQNFNVHHKRVAVIGGPCHAEEVAMEKQAYLTIASGSKRFGKALSEAMQNRYIQTTSIRDIYGVEYSAVMKNIVAISCGIAHGLGYGDNFQAVLVSNAMQEVQYFLKAAYHIKRNLLGTAYLGDMLVTSYSQFSRNRTFGNMIGHGYSVKAAQLEMQMVAEGYYAVKSIFEIAKRLEIEKEMPITRAVYNILYERISPIVEFRILKDQLN, encoded by the coding sequence GTGGGACAAAATAAAAAACATTCTCAATTTCTGGAAGATCAAAATGTCATTCCCGATATCTCAAAAATTGCCGTTATCGGCGGGGGTAGTTGGGCAACTGCATTAGTAAAAATTTTATCAGATGGAGGAAAAACAAAATTACATTGGTGGATTCGTAATCAAGATGATATAGACCATATCAGACAATACAATTCTAACCCAAGATATCTACCTTCTGCTAAAATATCACCAGAAAGTGTGGTTCCTTTTAGTAATATTAAAGATGCCATCAGAGAAGCCAATGCGATTCTATTAGCTGTTCCAGCGGCCTTTATTCTAGATGCTATCAAAGACCTTACACCAAAAGATTTCGAAAACAAGTTCGTTATCTCCGCTATCAAAGGTCTAATTCCTGAGAAACATATCTTAGTTACAGAACATATTGAACAAAACTTTAATGTTCATCATAAAAGAGTAGCCGTTATTGGTGGTCCTTGTCACGCAGAAGAAGTGGCTATGGAAAAACAAGCCTACTTAACTATTGCTTCTGGGAGTAAGCGTTTTGGTAAAGCTTTATCTGAAGCAATGCAGAATAGATATATTCAAACTACCTCAATACGTGACATATACGGTGTTGAATATTCTGCAGTGATGAAAAATATCGTCGCCATTTCTTGCGGTATAGCTCATGGGTTAGGTTATGGTGATAACTTCCAAGCGGTATTGGTATCCAATGCGATGCAAGAAGTTCAATATTTTTTAAAAGCTGCCTACCATATCAAAAGAAACTTATTGGGCACCGCCTATTTAGGTGATATGTTGGTGACTTCCTATTCTCAATTCAGTAGAAATAGAACTTTCGGAAATATGATTGGACATGGTTACTCTGTAAAAGCAGCACAACTAGAGATGCAAATGGTAGCCGAAGGATACTATGCTGTAAAAAGTATTTTCGAGATAGCTAAGCGACTTGAAATTGAAAAAGAGATGCCTATCACTAGAGCTGTTTATAACATACTGTATGAAAGAATTTCACCAATTGTGGAGTTCAGAATTTTGAAAGATCAACTAAACTAA
- a CDS encoding chorismate mutase yields MKDIQPLESWSVVKNGGPIAIAGPCSAESEEQLMETCRQITEEIDITMLRAGIWKPRTRPGSFEGIGEEGLKWFANVKKELNMPITTEVANAQHVELALKYGVDVLWIGARSTVNPFTIQEIADALKGVDVPVMIKNPINPDLALWKGAIERIYGAGIRQIAGIHRGFSSFEKTQYRNIPMWKLAIALKTELPNLPLICDPSHIGGTRDLIYPVSQKAIDLDFDGLMIETHRDPDNAWSDASQQVTPKRLAEILNEVKIRKSTTDAEEVNNKLDDLRSKIDRLDNELLEVLSQRMNVVNEIGDYKRENNLTVFQAGRWIDIFQNRPEQAEKLGIGKSFMEQLFKLIHDESIRVQTKVVNTEKA; encoded by the coding sequence ATGAAAGATATACAACCATTAGAAAGTTGGTCTGTAGTTAAAAATGGCGGTCCGATTGCCATTGCAGGACCATGTAGCGCGGAGTCTGAAGAGCAGTTGATGGAAACTTGCCGTCAGATTACTGAAGAGATAGATATCACAATGCTACGAGCAGGTATCTGGAAACCACGTACAAGACCGGGATCATTCGAGGGAATCGGTGAAGAAGGTTTAAAATGGTTCGCCAACGTTAAAAAAGAATTGAATATGCCTATCACTACTGAGGTGGCAAACGCTCAACACGTTGAGTTAGCCCTTAAGTATGGTGTAGACGTTCTTTGGATTGGTGCTCGTTCGACAGTAAACCCTTTTACTATCCAAGAAATTGCGGATGCATTAAAAGGTGTTGACGTTCCTGTAATGATCAAAAACCCAATCAACCCAGACTTAGCATTATGGAAGGGTGCGATTGAGCGTATTTATGGCGCAGGTATCAGACAAATTGCTGGTATCCACCGTGGATTCTCATCTTTTGAGAAAACTCAGTATAGAAATATACCTATGTGGAAATTGGCTATCGCCCTAAAAACTGAATTACCAAACTTGCCTCTAATCTGTGACCCTTCACATATTGGTGGTACTAGGGATTTAATTTATCCTGTTTCTCAAAAAGCGATCGATTTAGATTTCGACGGATTAATGATTGAAACGCATAGAGACCCAGATAACGCTTGGTCTGATGCTTCTCAACAAGTTACTCCTAAGCGTTTAGCTGAGATCTTAAACGAGGTGAAAATTAGAAAGAGCACAACTGATGCTGAAGAAGTAAATAACAAATTGGATGATCTTCGTTCGAAAATCGACCGTTTGGATAACGAACTTCTTGAAGTATTGTCTCAAAGAATGAACGTTGTGAACGAGATTGGAGATTATAAGAGAGAAAACAACCTAACTGTATTCCAAGCAGGTCGTTGGATCGATATCTTCCAAAACCGTCCAGAACAAGCTGAGAAATTAGGTATTGGCAAATCATTTATGGAGCAATTATTCAAATTGATCCACGATGAGTCTATCCGTGTTCAAACTAAAGTAGTAAACACTGAAAAAGCATAA
- the aroB gene encoding 3-dehydroquinate synthase, whose protein sequence is MSINKVTFLNSVATSTFEELVSYTNLAVIVDENTKRDCYPIVQEYLPSHILIEIESGEENKTLTTCQHIWQELTDAGFDRKAAVLDLGGGVIGDMGGFCASTYKRGIDFWQMPTTLLSQVDASVGGKLGIDFGKLKNHIGVFRVPNNVLIYPSFIKTLPANELRSGFAEVIKHCLIQDADHWKTVSSKPLADQDLEAIIPHSINIKDKVVTSDPTEKGLRKILNFGHTVGHAIESYLLDIPGRKLLHGEAIAIGMIAEAWLSTKFTGLTTVELIEIQSYILRVYGKVEIKESDLQHLYSYLLQDKKNTGKKLSFSLLNKIGDCTYDQFIEWNDIEESIRYYMSL, encoded by the coding sequence ATGAGTATCAACAAAGTTACTTTTTTAAATAGTGTAGCAACGTCTACTTTTGAAGAATTGGTATCATATACCAATTTGGCGGTAATTGTAGACGAAAACACTAAAAGAGATTGTTATCCAATCGTACAAGAATATCTTCCTTCACATATTTTGATAGAGATCGAAAGTGGTGAGGAGAACAAGACATTAACTACTTGTCAGCACATTTGGCAAGAATTGACAGATGCCGGATTTGACAGAAAAGCTGCTGTCTTGGATCTTGGTGGTGGTGTTATTGGCGATATGGGTGGTTTCTGTGCTTCAACTTATAAAAGAGGAATTGATTTTTGGCAAATGCCAACTACTTTGTTGTCTCAAGTAGATGCTTCTGTTGGTGGCAAGTTGGGCATTGATTTTGGTAAACTGAAAAACCATATTGGGGTATTTAGAGTGCCTAATAATGTGTTGATTTATCCATCGTTTATCAAAACATTACCAGCAAATGAATTACGTTCTGGTTTTGCTGAAGTCATTAAACACTGTTTGATTCAAGATGCAGACCATTGGAAAACGGTTTCATCTAAACCGTTGGCTGATCAAGATCTTGAGGCGATTATTCCTCATTCAATCAATATCAAAGATAAAGTGGTGACTTCTGATCCTACAGAAAAAGGATTAAGAAAAATATTGAACTTTGGTCACACTGTAGGACATGCGATCGAATCTTACCTTTTAGATATTCCAGGGAGAAAATTATTACATGGAGAAGCTATCGCAATTGGTATGATTGCTGAAGCGTGGCTATCTACAAAATTTACTGGCTTAACTACGGTTGAATTAATCGAAATTCAAAGCTATATTCTTAGAGTCTATGGTAAGGTAGAAATCAAAGAATCTGATTTACAACATTTATATTCTTATTTACTTCAGGATAAGAAAAATACTGGAAAGAAATTAAGTTTCTCTCTATTAAATAAAATCGGCGATTGTACGTACGATCAATTTATTGAGTGGAACGATATTGAAGAATCTATTCGATATTACATGAGTTTGTAA
- a CDS encoding bestrophin family protein encodes MLIKKYFSLKEMALWTRSDTIIFIILAIIPTVAYDIFGQTWIGLPWTPIALVGTAVAFVVGFRNNAVYGRLWEARKIWGGIVNDSRTFSIHVGDMVTNEYAKEGEELSEQELFLEKQAIVRRHMAWLTALRYAMRTKKTWESFMDHHTNREWANKIHIPEFVIEERDALSEYLSKEELDFVMRVGGNKAASIIKLQSRHLRKLKEKGLIWEFSFLHLESIIRTLLELQGKSERIKNFPYPRQYATLNVYFVWAFIIILPLGIVPEFARLGENMMSNFPLIGDYFIWFSVPFTTLVSWVFHTMERIGTVGENPFEGSANDVPISTIARAIEIDVLTCVGDPNIPEPFEVKENVQM; translated from the coding sequence ATGTTAATCAAAAAATACTTCTCTTTAAAAGAAATGGCCTTATGGACAAGGTCTGATACAATCATCTTCATCATTTTAGCCATTATCCCGACGGTTGCATACGATATCTTCGGACAAACATGGATTGGATTACCATGGACACCTATCGCATTGGTGGGTACTGCTGTAGCATTTGTTGTTGGTTTTCGTAACAATGCAGTTTATGGGCGACTATGGGAAGCTCGAAAAATTTGGGGTGGTATTGTTAACGACTCTCGTACCTTTTCAATTCATGTTGGAGACATGGTCACCAACGAATATGCAAAAGAAGGAGAAGAACTATCGGAACAAGAACTATTTTTAGAGAAGCAAGCTATTGTCCGAAGACATATGGCATGGCTTACTGCTTTAAGATATGCAATGAGAACAAAAAAAACATGGGAATCATTTATGGATCACCATACAAACAGAGAATGGGCCAATAAAATACATATACCTGAGTTTGTGATTGAAGAAAGGGACGCCCTTTCGGAATATCTTTCTAAAGAAGAACTTGATTTTGTGATGAGAGTTGGTGGCAATAAAGCCGCATCAATCATTAAACTTCAATCTAGACATCTTAGAAAATTAAAAGAAAAAGGGCTTATCTGGGAATTTTCATTTCTTCACTTAGAAAGTATCATAAGAACCTTATTAGAGTTACAGGGAAAGAGTGAAAGAATAAAAAACTTCCCTTACCCGAGACAATACGCTACATTAAATGTATATTTTGTTTGGGCATTTATCATTATCCTTCCTTTAGGTATTGTTCCAGAGTTTGCTAGATTGGGAGAAAATATGATGAGTAACTTCCCATTAATTGGTGACTACTTTATATGGTTTTCTGTTCCCTTTACCACCCTTGTTTCTTGGGTATTCCATACTATGGAACGTATCGGGACTGTAGGTGAAAATCCGTTCGAAGGATCTGCAAATGATGTTCCTATTTCGACTATTGCTAGAGCCATAGAAATTGATGTACTTACATGTGTTGGAGACCCTAACATTCCAGAACCTTTTGAAGTAAAAGAGAACGTACAGATGTAA
- a CDS encoding T9SS-dependent choice-of-anchor J family protein — MKRLLLFSLFILFSIGHLTYGKTTSTPTAFVEIGSGQTPTTDPIYSNWNYAWGSFLYKSEDLGEAKTISKISFYGYKDFSGWEKAFPNQKVYFSLVTKDDVSLTYPDLNNYTKVFEGTVTYPANGADWMDIDIEDFEYDGTSDLIIHWQNHSGESYQTSGLFYGTVNQDHQAVSGNDNNFPTGVNGWRPSNNATPNIRFHYLVNENTPCTPIAVNPTNQASKVLVDQAIEFSLCNTERYDFYLGTSADNMQLIISDQAVAADGTESYKSQTLWESKTTYYYQIVAKKGDNSTSSAVLSFTAQKFVEEFPFIIDFEDFYISQITGNRIGRIINTNFPDDSDWEFDEYWISGDIDGFPDGIYKGEMSGYVSAWRSGDYSLVTPRMNLKENSDITFYWRTGSNSPSSGTFLEISTDGKQTWSEIGAMMLEGNMENYKYESFDLSGYSGDNVYIRWRYHEASSWSPKYFWIDDIVIKEQKVEPEIQIEVDNLTFATVSVGSKVSKTVTVTNTGRAPLIIRGGSSTGPFSTDYTGTIDVGLSADIKLYFEPTEVGDFESSFTLETNSTVGSNDITLIGSAYQPLSDFFENFDNSTEMPEKWSQVRSSWDNYTSVEVINGALEYFTAPHCARLMNLNDFESDVILVSPGVKNFDTNRIVFQAKKSNDAYDLTLEVGLMTDPTDPSTFELKKTFELTSAYKQFNLLFSHTDKGPYIAFRHGGREQKITAALIDDISWEKISNGFPLAANPISPASNAVEVDMMKGVKLEWLDGGGATEGYKVNVGTNYPPNNMISEQEVTLDVAALDLENLEYNTQYYWQVVPYNSNGELPNAPVWSFTTIPDPTVETFPYLENFETMKQGTTKPMGWSIDDLNLDGNEWKQITDDGSNDLVKGSGAMQISGKKDDILYSVPLALEEGTTYELSFSIRTELDALEDKWHTEEVEVYLVSDNDVTALGDVLVKASTIEDAWKDVTITFDAPETNNMFLAFYTKTELSTGVLTLDNVSLDIAGENPITFTSSIVEEGAIYHDYSYVITATHKDGIAIEFTLDDAPEWLSIEDHNDGSATLSGRTNEAGSYYVRVKAMADNKIASQQFDLRILDIENPLSFISIPTLSTKIFDTYEYEVQVGCDIDEAVSLELTQGPQWLSLDMVEGKYVLNGMPSTTGNNVITLNATVADWNLNQTFTLKVIEIDNPLMFTSEATFTAIEGETFEHEVTVDGLENVAITLSLKEALEGVELIDNEDGTAILKGNLMESGSIMILASQADWTMEQEIVVTVEEKQITEASLDIQTVTLYPNPVLDQFTVKGIDQMESVFIYNLIGKKVKSFEDLTQESKRSFNVAHLAKGWYIVQVNTASSTMTFKIQKQ, encoded by the coding sequence ATGAAACGACTATTATTGTTTTCGTTATTTATCCTATTTAGTATAGGGCATTTAACCTATGGTAAAACAACTTCAACTCCAACTGCATTTGTTGAAATTGGTAGTGGGCAGACTCCTACAACAGATCCTATTTACTCTAATTGGAATTATGCATGGGGTAGTTTTCTATACAAAAGTGAAGATTTAGGAGAAGCTAAAACAATTAGTAAAATCTCTTTTTATGGTTACAAAGACTTTTCAGGATGGGAAAAAGCATTTCCAAATCAAAAAGTATATTTTTCATTAGTTACAAAAGACGATGTTTCATTAACCTACCCGGATCTTAATAATTATACTAAGGTTTTTGAAGGTACAGTGACTTATCCTGCCAATGGTGCCGATTGGATGGATATTGATATTGAAGATTTTGAATATGATGGAACTAGTGATTTAATTATTCATTGGCAAAATCATTCAGGTGAGTCATATCAAACGTCTGGTTTATTTTATGGCACAGTGAATCAGGATCATCAAGCAGTAAGTGGAAATGATAATAACTTTCCTACAGGTGTAAATGGATGGAGACCCTCAAATAACGCGACTCCAAACATACGTTTTCATTACCTAGTAAATGAAAATACGCCATGTACTCCTATTGCTGTAAATCCAACCAATCAAGCTTCTAAAGTTTTAGTAGATCAAGCTATTGAATTTAGTTTATGCAATACGGAGCGTTACGATTTCTATTTAGGTACTTCTGCAGATAATATGCAACTAATTATCTCGGACCAAGCTGTAGCTGCCGATGGTACTGAATCTTATAAAAGTCAGACTTTATGGGAATCAAAAACTACCTATTATTATCAAATTGTAGCGAAGAAAGGAGATAATTCTACTTCTTCAGCAGTATTATCTTTTACTGCACAAAAGTTTGTGGAGGAATTTCCATTTATTATAGATTTTGAAGATTTCTACATTAGTCAAATAACAGGAAACAGAATTGGTAGAATTATCAATACTAACTTTCCTGACGATTCAGATTGGGAGTTTGATGAATATTGGATTTCAGGTGATATAGACGGTTTTCCTGATGGTATATATAAAGGAGAGATGTCTGGTTATGTTTCAGCATGGAGATCAGGTGATTATTCATTAGTGACGCCAAGAATGAACCTTAAGGAGAATTCTGATATTACATTCTATTGGAGAACAGGTTCAAATTCTCCTTCAAGTGGAACTTTCCTAGAAATATCTACTGATGGAAAGCAGACATGGTCTGAAATTGGGGCAATGATGCTAGAAGGTAACATGGAAAATTATAAGTATGAATCTTTTGATTTAAGTGGTTACTCTGGAGATAATGTTTATATCCGATGGAGATATCATGAAGCTTCTAGTTGGTCACCAAAATATTTCTGGATAGATGATATTGTTATCAAGGAACAAAAAGTAGAACCTGAAATTCAAATTGAAGTAGATAATCTCACTTTTGCTACTGTGAGTGTTGGAAGTAAAGTAAGTAAAACTGTTACGGTAACCAATACGGGTAGAGCACCACTTATCATCAGAGGTGGATCATCTACAGGTCCTTTCTCAACTGATTATACTGGAACAATCGACGTTGGATTATCTGCCGACATCAAATTATATTTTGAACCAACTGAGGTGGGTGATTTTGAAAGTTCATTTACTTTAGAAACAAATTCGACTGTAGGCTCAAATGATATTACATTGATAGGTTCAGCTTATCAACCTTTATCTGATTTCTTTGAAAACTTTGATAATAGTACCGAAATGCCTGAAAAATGGAGTCAGGTAAGAAGTTCATGGGATAACTATACAAGTGTTGAGGTAATTAACGGTGCCTTAGAATATTTCACAGCTCCTCACTGTGCTCGTTTGATGAACTTGAACGACTTTGAATCGGATGTCATCTTAGTGTCGCCAGGTGTGAAAAACTTTGATACAAACCGTATCGTTTTCCAAGCAAAAAAATCTAATGATGCATATGATTTAACTCTTGAGGTTGGATTAATGACAGACCCAACGGACCCATCCACTTTTGAGTTAAAAAAGACTTTTGAATTGACAAGTGCTTACAAACAGTTCAATCTACTTTTTAGTCATACTGATAAAGGACCGTACATCGCATTTAGACACGGAGGAAGAGAGCAGAAAATTACAGCTGCTTTAATCGATGATATTTCTTGGGAAAAGATTTCTAACGGATTCCCATTAGCGGCAAATCCAATATCGCCTGCATCGAACGCTGTGGAAGTAGATATGATGAAAGGAGTGAAATTAGAATGGCTAGATGGCGGTGGAGCAACAGAAGGTTATAAAGTGAATGTGGGGACAAATTATCCTCCAAACAATATGATTTCTGAGCAAGAAGTAACTTTAGATGTTGCTGCTTTAGATTTAGAAAACTTAGAATATAACACTCAATACTATTGGCAAGTAGTGCCATATAATAGTAACGGTGAACTGCCTAATGCTCCAGTATGGTCATTTACAACCATCCCTGATCCAACTGTTGAGACTTTCCCATATCTCGAAAATTTTGAGACAATGAAACAAGGAACGACTAAACCTATGGGTTGGTCAATAGACGATTTGAATCTTGACGGTAACGAATGGAAACAGATTACAGATGATGGATCAAATGATTTGGTGAAGGGTTCTGGAGCAATGCAGATTTCTGGTAAAAAAGATGATATTCTTTACTCAGTTCCATTGGCTTTAGAAGAAGGAACTACCTACGAATTGTCATTTAGTATTAGAACAGAGCTTGATGCACTTGAAGATAAATGGCATACAGAAGAAGTAGAAGTTTATTTGGTAAGTGATAATGACGTGACAGCATTAGGTGATGTCTTAGTAAAAGCTTCTACTATAGAAGATGCATGGAAGGATGTGACAATAACGTTTGACGCTCCAGAAACTAATAATATGTTTCTAGCATTTTACACTAAAACGGAACTTTCAACAGGTGTGCTGACTCTAGATAATGTATCCTTAGATATTGCAGGAGAGAATCCAATTACTTTCACTTCTTCAATAGTTGAAGAGGGAGCTATTTATCATGATTATAGCTATGTAATTACAGCCACTCATAAAGATGGAATCGCCATTGAATTTACTTTAGATGATGCTCCGGAGTGGTTGTCAATAGAAGATCATAATGATGGGTCTGCTACATTATCAGGAAGAACTAATGAGGCAGGTTCTTATTATGTTAGAGTGAAGGCAATGGCCGATAATAAAATTGCAAGTCAGCAATTCGATCTTAGAATTTTGGATATCGAAAATCCTCTCTCATTTATTTCAATACCTACTTTATCAACTAAAATCTTTGATACTTATGAGTATGAAGTACAAGTAGGTTGTGATATTGATGAAGCAGTTTCTTTAGAACTTACTCAAGGACCTCAATGGTTATCACTTGATATGGTAGAAGGTAAATATGTATTAAACGGTATGCCTTCAACAACAGGAAATAATGTGATTACACTTAATGCTACTGTAGCTGACTGGAATTTAAATCAAACATTCACATTGAAAGTTATTGAAATTGATAACCCATTAATGTTTACTTCAGAAGCTACTTTTACCGCTATTGAAGGAGAAACTTTTGAACATGAAGTAACGGTTGATGGCTTAGAAAATGTAGCAATCACTTTATCATTAAAAGAAGCACTAGAAGGTGTGGAATTAATTGATAATGAAGATGGAACAGCTATTCTAAAAGGTAATTTGATGGAATCAGGATCTATTATGATTTTAGCCTCACAAGCCGATTGGACTATGGAGCAAGAGATTGTTGTAACCGTAGAAGAAAAACAAATTACTGAAGCTTCTCTTGATATTCAAACTGTAACATTATATCCAAACCCAGTGTTAGATCAGTTTACTGTGAAAGGTATAGATCAAATGGAAAGTGTATTTATCTATAACCTGATTGGAAAAAAGGTGAAATCTTTCGAAGACTTAACTCAAGAATCAAAACGTAGTTTTAATGTAGCCCATCTTGCAAAAGGATGGTATATAGTTCAGGTGAATACTGCATCCTCTACAATGACATTCAAGATTCAGAAACAATAA